In Thunnus maccoyii chromosome 3, fThuMac1.1, whole genome shotgun sequence, the following proteins share a genomic window:
- the ptpra gene encoding receptor-type tyrosine-protein phosphatase alpha yields the protein MPISLLQGRMGVCPLLLLLGLALGASAQDHVPVTSPPNITAKPTDPPAAPSLNITAAHTPAPTGPPTTLAVIPVTTKTTTTTTTSPAVDENVQPVGPNATRKLAPIPPPLPPAPTDAPQAPPSTAPPPPPTTEEEGNWTTSSVPDTPTLETYSDEGQEITVETETTTEPGMEFTSDTSPHDNNPSDEMPIIAVMVALSSLLVIIFIIIILYMLRFKKYKQAGSHSNSFRLTNGRSDDTELQSVPLLARSPSTNRKYPPLPVDKLEEEMNRRMADDNKLFREEFNALPVCPIQASCDAASKEENKEKNRYVNILPYDHSRVHLSSLEGVPDSDFINASFINGYQEKNKFIAAQGPKEETVNDYWRMIWEQNTATIVMVTNLKERKECKCAQYWPDQGCWTYGNIRVSVEDTMVLVDYTIRKFCIQQVGDVSGKKPQRLVTQFHFTSWPDFGVPFTPIGMLKFLKKVKTCNPQYAGPIVVHCSAGVGRTGTFIVIDAMLDMMNAERKVDVFGFVTRIRAQRCQMVQTDMQYVFIFQALLEHYLYGDTELEVTSLESHLAKLYAPSPGAGCSGLEAEFKKLTSIKIQNDKMRTGNLPANMKKNRVLQIIPYEFNRVIIPVKRGEENTDYVNASFIDGYRQKDSYMASQGPLQHTIEDFWRMIWEWRSCSIVMLTELEERGQEKCAQYWPSDGVVVHGDISIEIKREEESESYTVRDLLVTNNRENKARAVRQFHFHGWPEVGIPTDGKGMINIIAAVQKQQQQSGNHPITVHCSAGAGRTGTFCALSTVLERVKAEGILDVFQTVKSLRLQRPHMVQTLEQYEFCYKVVQEYIDAFSDYANFK from the exons ATGCCAATTTCGCTTCTTCAG GGCAGAATGGGTGTGTGTCCCCTGCTCCTGCTGCTCGGTCTAGCCCTCGGGGCCTCAGCCCAGGATCATGTCCCCGTCACAA GTCCTCCAAATATCACTGCCAAACCCACAGACCCCCCAGCCGCACCCTCCCTCAACATCACAGCCGCACACACACCAGCCCCCACAGGCCCACCCACAACACTCGCCGTCATCCCGGTGACGACAAAAACAACCACCACCACGACCACAAGCCCAGCTGTTGATGAGAACGTACAACCGGTGGGTCCCAATGCCACCAGGAAGTTGGCACCAATCCCTCCTCCCCTACCCCCAGCTCCAACTGATGCCCCTCAGGCACCACCGAGCACCGcgcctccacctcctcccaccacagaggaagaagggAACTGGACCACATCTTCGGTTCCAGACACCCCAACTCTAGAAACCTATTCTGATGAGGGGCAGGAAATCACGGTGGAGACGGAGACCACCACAGAACCTGGCATGGAATTCACCTCCGACACGAGCCCACATG ACAACAACCCGTCTGACGAAATGCCAATCATAGCGGTGATGGTGGCCCTGTCCTCCCTGCTggtcatcatcttcatcatcatcatcctctacATGCTCAG GTTTAAAAAGTACAAGCAGGCAGGAAGCCATTCAAACTCCTTCAGATTGACCAACGGCAGATCAGATGATACAG AACTCCAAAGTGTGCCGCTATTGGCCCGTTCGCCCAGCACAAACAGGAAGTACCCGCCCCTTCCTGTCGACAAGCTCGAGGAAGAAATGAATCGTCGCATGGCTGATGACAACAAGCTCTTCAGGGAGGAGTTTAAT GCTCTGCCGGTCTGCCCCATCCAGGCATCGTGTGACGCTGCTTCCAAGGaagagaataaagaaaagaacagaTACGTCAACATCCTGCCAT atgaTCACTCCAGGGTGCATCTCTCATCTCTGGAGGGAGTCCCTGACTCTGACTTCATCAATGCCTCCtttataaat GGTTACCAAGAGAAGAATAAGTTTATTGCAGCTCAAG GGCCGAAGGAGGAAACAGTAAATGACTACTGGCGGATGATCTGGGAGCAGAACACAGCCACCATTGTCATGGTGACTAAtctgaaggagagaaaagag TGTAAGTGTGCCCAGTACTGGCCGGACCAGGGCTGTTGGACATACGGGAACATCCGTGTCTCTGTGGAAGACACGATGGTTCTAGTGGACTACACCATCCGCAAGTTCTGCATCCAACAG GTGGGAGATGTGTCTGGGAAGAAGCCTCAGAGACTTGTCACCCAATTCCACTTCACCAGCTGGCCAGACTTCGGGGTGCCCTTCACCCCCATCGGCATGCTCAAGTTCCTCAAGAAAGTCAAGACCTGCAATCCCCAGTATGCAGGGCCCATCGTGGTCCACTGCAG CGCGGGAGTGGGAAGGACAGGTACTTTCATTGTGATCGACGCCATGTTGGACATGATGAACGCTGAGAGGAAGGTGGACGTGTTCGGCTTTGTCACCAGGATCAGAGCCCAGCGCTGTCAGATGGTCCAGACTGAT ATGCAGTATGTGTTCATATTCCAGGCGTTGTTAGAGCACTACCTGTATGGAGACACAGAGCTGGAGGTGACCTCTCTGGAGTCCCACCTGGCCAAACTCTACGCCCCCTCACCTGGAGCTGGCTGCAGTGGTCTGGAGGCTGAATTCAAG AAACTGACATCCATCAAGATCCAGAATGACAAGATGAGAACAGGCAACCTGCCTGCCAACATGAAGAAGAACAGAGTCCTACAGATCATTCCAT ATGAGTTCAACAGAGTGATCATTCCAGTCAAACGAGGAGAGGAGAACACCGACTACGTCAATGCCTCTTTCATTGAT GGCTACCGTCAGAAGGACTCGTACATGGCCAGCCAGGGCCCACTGCAGCACACCATAGAGGACTTCTGGAGGATGATCTGGGAGTGGAGAAGCTGCTCTATAGTTATGCTCACtgagctggaggagagagggcag GAAAAGTGTGCTCAGTATTGGCCCAGTGATGGAGTGGTGGTCCATGGAGACATCTCCATCGAGATtaaaagggaggaggagagcgaGAGCTACACAGTGCGTGACCTCCTGGTCACCAACAACAGG GAGAACAAGGCTCGAGCAGTGCGTCAGTTCCATTTCCACGGCTGGCCAGAGGTGGGCATCCCCACTGATGGTAAAGGCATGATCAACATAATCGCTGCAgtgcagaagcagcagcagcagtctggcAACCACCCCATCACTGTACACTGcag tgcTGGTGCTGGCCGGACAGGGACTTTCTGTGCGTTGAGTACAGTCCTGGAGAGAGTGAAGGCAGAAGGCATCCTGGATGTTTTCCAGACAGTCAAGAGCCTCAGACTGCAGAGACCCCACATGGTGCAGACACTG GAGCAGTACGAGTTCTGCTACAAAGTGGTCCAGGAGTATATCGATGCCTTTTCTGACTACGCCAACTTCAAGTAG
- the gnrh2 gene encoding progonadoliberin-2, whose translation MCVSRLVLLLGLLLCVGAQLSNAQHWSHGWYPGGKRELDSFGTSEISQEIKLCEAGECSYLRPQRRSLLRNILLDALARELQKRK comes from the exons ATGTGTGTATCTCGGCTGGTTttgctgctggggctgcttctaTGTGTTGGAGCTCAGCTGTCCAACGCTCAGCACTGGTCCCATGGTTGGTATCCTGGAGGCAAGAGGGAGCTGGACTCTTTTGGCACGTCAGAG ATTTCACAGGAGATCAAGCTGTGTGAGGCAGGGGAATGCAGCTACTTGAGACCTCAGAGGAGGAGTCTTCTGAGAAACATTCTT TTGGATGCCTTAGCCAGAGAGCTCCAGAAGAGAAAGTGA
- the LOC121893976 gene encoding zinc finger matrin-type protein 1-like isoform X1 — MDDRSVCTPHFAESDAQNNTTSTPIAASATDADKVINTKIDSTQVEGDQSEEELLKGLLTDDYCHVCEAVLLFESQRLSHYEGKKHAQKLKVYLQAKRAEKMNKEATGPQLTMMADKDRFCELCNMVFSSPVVAKSHYEGKVHIKNLRKQGLQPSDRYKEVCTSPSLTQDPGNADQQSASEGDMEHLLDPTPTTASAEVDLKDSNKYCALCAASFNNPQMALQHYNGRKHQRNAARQELLRELGDDVQEADSLMCHMCSVQFNSVEMYQAHMQGNKHQIREKKVIDLCKSQQKAHSTFADELADYIQVQKARGIVHKTGHVLPPADAEKEDEEDEQEELNKGDIVQLIKPMPNLPPTSYPPHPSHPGCFYPAEGWRPPYQGPPRPPWGWDSNCPPPVLPGSDSPQFSSRPVKRKRRRRQSSSSSYTTSSSYSSSYSSSYSSSTSDSDNSEHRRRERRRIRRSRKKRGRRARDEDSDKEERRGKQRRRVRDDSEETRREEYGESEEKRRRKKRKHHGKRRRQERKSRDEDFEEDGEERVTDNLQQEDMIENRKETEVHIQTEINVEQREGGWDEPAKPKYRREKKKAKEKADTRTEEEKLWDDSILGC, encoded by the exons ATGGACGACAGAAGTGTCTGTACTCCACACTTTGCGGAGTCAGACGCTCAAAATAACACTACCAGTACCCCTATTGCGGCTTCTGCCACAGATGCTGACAAAGTAATAAACACTAAAATAGATAGTACCCAGGTTGAAG GAGACCAGAGTGAAGAGGAGCTCCTGAAGGGTCTCTTGACTGATGATTACTGCCACGTGTGTGAGGCTGTGCTACTGTTTGAATCTCAGCGCCTTTCCCATTATGAG GGAAAGAAACATGCCCAGAAGCTAAAGGTCTACCTGCAAGCCAAGAGAGCTGAGAAGATGAACAAAGAGGCTACCGGACCCCAG tTGACAATGATGGCTGATAAGGACCGTTTCTGTGAGCTGTGTAACATGGTGTTTAGTTCTCCCGTTGTGGCAAAATCCCATTACGAAGGCAAAGTCCACATCAAAAATCTTCGTAAACAAGGCCTTCAACCCTCAG ACAGGTACAAAGAGGTTTGTACTTCACCAAGTCTGACTCAGGATCCTGGTAATGCTGACCAGCAATCTGCCTCAGAGGGTGATATGGAGCATCTTCTGGACCCAACACCCACCACAGCCAGCGCAGAGGTGGATCTGAAGGACTCTAACAAGTACTGTGCCCTGTGTGCAGCCTCCTTCAATAATCCCCAAATGGCTTTGCAGCACTACAATGGACGCAAACACCAGAGGAATGCAGCTAGACAGGAGCTGCTCAGGGAGCTTGGAGACGATGTTCAAGAAG cCGACTCCCTGATGTGTCACATGTGTAGTGTGCAGTTTAACTCTGTGGAGATGTACCAGGCCCACATGCAGGGAAACAAGCACCAGATTAG GGAGAAGAAGGTCATTGACCTGTGCAAATCCCAACAGAAAGCCCACAGCACATTTGCAGATGAACTGGCAGATTACATTCAGGTCCAGAAGGCGCGAGGAATTGTCCACAAGACTGGCCATGTTCTTCCTCCGGCTGACGCTGAaaaggaagatgaggaagatgaaCAAGAAGAGCTGAACAAGGGGGATATCGTACAATTGATCAAACCTATGCCCAACCTTCCTCCCACCTCATACCCTCCTCATCCCTCCCACCCTGGTTGTTTCTACCCAGCTGAAGGGTGGCGTCCTCCATATCAGGGCCCACCACGGCCGCCCTGGGGCTGGGACTCCAACTGCCCCCCTCCAGTCCTCCCAGGCTCAGATTCTCCACAGTTCTCTAGTCGGCCCGTAAAGAGAAAGAGGCGCAGAAGGCAGTCAAGCTCTTCCTCGTATACTACCTCATCATCTTACTCCTCCTCATATTCTTCCTCCTATAGCAGTAGCACAAGTGACAGTGACAACAGCGAACACAGGcgaagagaaaggaggaggattAGAAGATCCAGGAAGAAGAGAGGCAGAAGGGCAAGAGATGAGGACTCAgataaagaggagaggagggggaagcAACGGAGGAGAGTAAGAGATGACtcagaggagacaaggagagaggaatATGGAGAgtcagaagaaaagaggaggaggaaaaagcgAAAACATCATGGCAAGCGGAGAAGACAAGAAAGGAAATCCCGGGATGAGGACTTtgaggaggatggagaggaaaggGTGACGGACAATTTACAGCAAGAAGACAtgatagaaaatagaaaagagaCTGAAGTGCATATTCAGACTGAAATTAATGTTGAGCAGCGAGAGGGTGGATGGGATGAGCCAGCCAAACCCAAAtacaggagagagaagaagaaagcaaaagagaaagCAGACACCAGGACGGAGGAGGAGAAGCTGTGGGATGACTCCATCCTGGGCTGTTAA